One Paramisgurnus dabryanus chromosome 10, PD_genome_1.1, whole genome shotgun sequence genomic region harbors:
- the tacr1b gene encoding tachykinin receptor 1b, giving the protein MDPLYITWENSTNGSRVNDTDVFSNQFVQPVWQVVLWAVAYCCIVLVSVVGNITVVWIILAHKRMRTVTNYFLVNLAFAEASMSAFNTVINFVYAVHNDWYFGLVYCQFHNFFPIAAVFASIYSMTAIALDRYMAIIHPLQQRLSSTETKLVIGVIWALALLLAFPQYYFSSTAKLPGRVVCYINWPEYNVWDFQKMYYVCVVILIYVLPLMVMGCAYLVVGCTLWAGEIPGDSSDRYREQLTAKRKVVKMMIVVVCTFAVCWLPYHVYFLLHQFFPNLFEERYIQQVYLGIMWLAMSSTMYNPIIYCLLNDRFRAGFQQAFFWCPCVHRVTHEGLELKSTRYLQTQASICRTSRMETTISAVMPAGEVNLQENQNRFSIDLTTNGSSRSASKTVSESSSFYSSNNLAL; this is encoded by the exons ATGGATCCTCTTTACATCACTTGGGAAAACTCCACCAATGGTTCACGTGTGAATGACACGGATGTTTTCTCGAACCAGTTCGTTCAGCCGGTCTGGCAGGTGGTTCTGTGGGCCGTCGCGTACTGCTGTATAGTTCTGGTGTCGGTGGTTGGGAACATCACTGTCGTTTGGATCATTTTAGCACACAAACGCATGAGGACCGTCACCAACTACTTTCTGGTGAATCTCGCGTTTGCTGAAGCGTCTATGTCCGCTTTCAACACCGTCATTAACTTTGTGTATGCGGTACAcaatgattggtacttcggtcTGGTTTACTGTCAATTTCACAACTTCTTTCCCATAGCAGCAGTCTTCGCCAGTATTTACTCAATGACAGCTATAGCACTGGACAG GTATATGGCTATCATCCACCCACTCCAGCAGCGTCTGTCATCCACTGAGACTAAGTTAGTAATCGGGGTGATCTGGGCTCTGGCACTGTTGCTGGCTTTCCCTCAATATTATTTCTCCAGCACCGCTAAGCTGCCAGGACGAGTCGTGTGCTACATCAACTGGCCAGAGTACAACGTGTGGGATTTTCAGAAGAT GTATTATGTCTGTGTGGTTATTCTCATCTACGTTCTGCCTTTGATGGTCATGGGATGTGCGTACCTGGTGGTGGGCTGCACTCTGTGGGCCGGTGAGATTCCCGGAGACTCCTCGGATCGCTATCGAGAGCAGCTAACCGCCAAACGAAAG GTGGTGAAGATGATGATTGTGGTCGTGTGCACCTTCGCTGTCTGCTGGCTGCCGTATCACGTCTACTTCCTGTTGCATCAGTTCTTTCCCAACCTGTTTGAGGAACGTTACATCCAACAGGTGTATTTGGGAATTATGTGGCTTGCAATGAGCTCTACGATGTACAATCCCATCATCTATTGTCTGCTCAACGACAG GTTTCGAGCTGGATTTCAGCAAGCATTCTTCTGGTGTCCATGCGTTCATCGAGTCACACATGAAGGTCTGGAGCTCAAATCAACTCGATATCTACAGACCCAGGCGAGCATCTGCCGCACCAGCCGAATGGAGACGACAATATCCGCGGTGATGCCGGCTGGAGAGGTCAACCTGCAAGAAAATCAAAATCGATTTTCAATAGATCTCACAACCAACGGTTCTTCACGGAGCGCATCCAAGACTGTATCAGAGTCCTCCAGCTTTTATTCTAGTAATAACTTAGCTTTGTAA